A single Vanacampus margaritifer isolate UIUO_Vmar chromosome 7, RoL_Vmar_1.0, whole genome shotgun sequence DNA region contains:
- the sh3d19 gene encoding SH3 domain-containing protein 19 isoform X1 produces the protein MAEMKHGEEECTEIHHFINQATDHPDGGKANLLHCSTGSSSSIRGAVKRTRANSSSDNTNDPRRPEITIISVEPLDDNNWFSAPPVVFPSSTQTSWSAGIQPPPSYDQVIQEKTREEHIVRPTAAPRRCSPTTTTCSTQTDPVREKSAGKKPQKPPRSSLPRPERSSESGPRTSERRDSGDRCARSVTVYWETTPQPDATLSAATFSVSALEPRPVPLPRIKSRKQTENNVQTLVKLEDDEVPTDAADISSNEYLKELLEVFSSNVDQANQEEQVYGEMNSQRNIQSRIQAFESQPAPEHDGRASEPIRPQPLPRKLVKPPPVSAKPPLAARSLSVQDSQNVSSQDQTPVFKPQQLAGKPVREELETLLTKGGPPHRSRPAMLTRDYSIHDQEPPLPPRPPVKPPEEPLKPNLNINNHNSTAVLRDDEYAETPANPAPVKARPTITRRPTTIRVPSQIATESLQGNPPPLPARNPVGSLNTSAVPKQKSLPSIPTQGLLSGKRAPSLPSQRESIRKPLPPRPPPSGKGPGRPPPPMVQTAKPAKGFLLPPRPVQGHRLYDKYSLPRGSAAPDFNRSHAGELSVQVAGPAGMQEKGLNAQALHDFTSEGPGEMGLKAGDIINMVERVDSEWYRGTCKGSTGYFPVNFVKILSDAPPKLVPEKKPKPLFAKVTGPRCVARFDFEGESGEELSFVEGNVIRLQAYVGDDWARGQLGTTSGIFPLHFVEVVEDLPPPPTRQQSRTNANRVALPGMASNQPEAVKPAQVMLTPQSPVEWALARHDFDGMAEDELSFKRGDRILVTEHINDEWSSGRLNGKEGIFPKEFVESRTGQKLLEGGGMKGRAMFDFTSDCDEELSLQVGDVITDLESIDDEWFLGDLRGKRALVPKNYVQVL, from the exons ATGGCTGAAATGAAGCATGGGGAAGAGGAGTGCACTGAAATTCACCATTTCATCAACCAAGCAACAG ATCATCCTGACGGAGGCAAAGCAAATCTTTTGCATTGCAG CACAGGGTCTTCATCTTCCATACGGGGTGCTGTTAAACGAA CAAGGGCAAATTCTTCGAGTGACAACACAAACGACCCGAG ACGACCGGAGATCACTATCATTTCCGTGGAACCTCTAGATGACAACAACTGGTTCTCAGCACCGCCCGTGGTCTTTCCTTCCTCCACTCAAACCAGCTGGTCTGCAGGCATCCAG CCCCCACCGTCCTATGACCAGGTGATTCAAGAAAAGACTCGAGAGGAGCACATTGTTCGGCCCACTGCGGCCCCCCGACGTTGCTCTCCCACCACCACTACCTGCTCCACGCAGACTGACCCCGTCAGGGAAAAATCAGCCG GTAAAAAGCCGCAAAAACCACCAAGATCATCCTTACCTAGACCTGAACGTTCTTCTGAAAGTGGTCCACGCACGTCAGAAAGGCGGGACTCAGGAGATAGGTGCGCCAGATCGGTCACCGTCTACTGGGAGACTACTCCGCAACCTGACGCAACCCTTAGCGCGGCGACTTTTTCTGTTTCGGCCTTAGAACCCAGACCTGTCCCACTCCCTCGCATAAAATCCAGAAAACAGACCGAAAATAACGTTCAGACATTGGTTAAACTTGAAGATGATGAGGTCCCCACAGATGCCGCAGACATTTCCTCGAATGAGTATTTGAAGGAGCTGCTGGAGGTCTTTAGTTCGAACGTAGACCAAGCAAATCAGGAGGAACAAGTTTATGGCGAGATGAACAGTCAGCGAAACATCCAGTCCCGGATCCAGGCCTTCGAGAGCCAGCCCGCCCCTGAACACGATGGGCGTGCCTCGGAACCGATCAGACCGCAGCCCCTTCCCAGAAAGCTCGTGAAGCCGCCACCGGTGTCCGCTAAACCTCCACTGGCTGCCAGATCTCTGTCGGTCCAGGACAGTCAAAATGTGTCAAGCCAGGATCAGACACCGGTTTTCAAACCTCAGCAACTCGCCGGGAAGCCCGTGCGAGAGGAATTGGAGACCTTGCTCACAAAGGGCGGACCCCCACACCGCTCGCGTCCGGCGATGTTAACCAGGGACTACAGCATCCATGACCAGGAACCACCTTTGCCGCCGAGACCACCAGTGAAACCGCCCGAGGAACCACTGAAGCCCAACCTCAACATCAACAACCACAACTCCACTGCTGTTCTCAGAGATGACGAATACGCTGAAACTCCAGCAA ATCCTGCTCCTGTCAAGGCGAGACCAACTATAACAAGAAGGCCCACCACTATCAGAGTCCCCAGCCAAATCG CCACTGAGAGTCTTCAGGGCAATCCTCCTCCACTTCCCGCTCGGAATCCTGTAGGCTCCCTAAACACCTCAGCCGTCCCCAAGCAAAAGTCCTTACCCAGCATCCCAACACAG GGATTATTAAGTGGCAAGCGGGCCCCATCGCTGCCAAGTCA ACGAGAAAGCATAAGAAAACCGCTCCCGCCGCGCCCGCCTCCTTCAGGCAAAGGTCCGGGAAGACCGCCGCCACCCATGGTGCAGACCGCCAAGCCCGCCAAAGGGTTCCTCCTGCCTCCCAGACCTGTCCAGGGCCATCGTCTCTATGACAAATATTCC CTTCCACGCGGATCCGCCGCCCCGGACTTTAACAGGAGCCACGCAGGAGAACTGTCAGTCCAG GTTGCAGGTCCCGCTGGCATGCAAGAAAAAGGACTAAACGCTCAAGccttgcatgacttcacttcag AGGGTCCTGGAGAGATGGGCTTGAAGGCCGGTGACATCATCAACATGGTGGAGCGCGTGGACAGTGAATGGTACAGAGGCACTTGTAAAGGATCCACTGGTTACTtcccagttaactttgtcaaaatacTG TCGGACGCACCACCAAAACTTGTTCCTGAGAAGAAACCAAAGCCACTTTTTGCTAAAGTCAC TGGTCCCAGATGCGTGGCCCGCTTTGATTTCGAGGGCGAGAGCGGCGAGGAGTTATCGTTCGTGGAGGGCAACGTGATCAGGCTGCAGGCCTACGTGGGTGACGATTGGGCCCGCGGGCAGCTGGGCACCACTTCTGGAATTTTCCCTCTCCATTTTGTGGAAGTCGTCGAAGATTTGCCGCCACCGCCCACTAGGCAGCAGAGTCGGACTAATGCCAACAGGGTCGCGTTGCCAG GCATGGCCAGTAATCAGCCTGAAGCAGTCAAACCGGCTCAG GTCATGTTGACCCCTCAGTCCCCCGTGGAGTGGGCGCTGGCTCGACACGACTTTGACGGCATGGCGGAGGACGAGCTGTCCTTTAAGCGGGGCGATCGCATCCTCGTCACGGAGCACATCAACGACGAGTGGAGCAGCGGAAGACTCAACGGCAAAGAAGGAATCTTTCCCAAGGAATTTGTGGAGAGTCGCACCG GTCAAAAGTTGCTGGAAGGTGGTGGAATGAAGGGAAGGGCAATGTTTGACTTCACTTCCGACTGCGATGAGGAGCTCTCTTTGCAG GTTGGGGACGTCATTACTGACTTGGAGTCCATAGATGACGAATGGTTCCTGGGTGACTTGAGGGGCAAACGGGCCCTAGTGCCGAAAAACTACGTTCAAGTGCTCTGA
- the sh3d19 gene encoding SH3 domain-containing protein 19 isoform X2: MAEMKHGEEECTEIHHFINQATDHPDGGKANLLHCSTGSSSSIRGAVKRTRANSSSDNTNDPRRPEITIISVEPLDDNNWFSAPPVVFPSSTQTSWSAGIQPPPSYDQVIQEKTREEHIVRPTAAPRRCSPTTTTCSTQTDPVREKSAGKKPQKPPRSSLPRPERSSESGPRTSERRDSGDRCARSVTVYWETTPQPDATLSAATFSVSALEPRPVPLPRIKSRKQTENNVQTLVKLEDDEVPTDAADISSNEYLKELLEVFSSNVDQANQEEQVYGEMNSQRNIQSRIQAFESQPAPEHDGRASEPIRPQPLPRKLVKPPPVSAKPPLAARSLSVQDSQNVSSQDQTPVFKPQQLAGKPVREELETLLTKGGPPHRSRPAMLTRDYSIHDQEPPLPPRPPVKPPEEPLKPNLNINNHNSTAVLRDDEYAETPANPAPVKARPTITRRPTTIRVPSQIATESLQGNPPPLPARNPVGSLNTSAVPKQKSLPSIPTQGLLSGKRAPSLPSQRESIRKPLPPRPPPSGKGPGRPPPPMVQTAKPAKGFLLPPRPVQGHRLYDKYSLPRGSAAPDFNRSHAGELSVQVAGPAGMQEKGLNAQALHDFTSEGPGEMGLKAGDIINMVERVDSEWYRGTCKGSTGYFPVNFVKILSDAPPKLVPEKKPKPLFAKVTGPRCVARFDFEGESGEELSFVEGNVIRLQAYVGDDWARGQLGTTSGIFPLHFVEVVEDLPPPPTRQQSRTNANRVALPGMASNQPEAVKPAQSPVEWALARHDFDGMAEDELSFKRGDRILVTEHINDEWSSGRLNGKEGIFPKEFVESRTGQKLLEGGGMKGRAMFDFTSDCDEELSLQVGDVITDLESIDDEWFLGDLRGKRALVPKNYVQVL; encoded by the exons ATGGCTGAAATGAAGCATGGGGAAGAGGAGTGCACTGAAATTCACCATTTCATCAACCAAGCAACAG ATCATCCTGACGGAGGCAAAGCAAATCTTTTGCATTGCAG CACAGGGTCTTCATCTTCCATACGGGGTGCTGTTAAACGAA CAAGGGCAAATTCTTCGAGTGACAACACAAACGACCCGAG ACGACCGGAGATCACTATCATTTCCGTGGAACCTCTAGATGACAACAACTGGTTCTCAGCACCGCCCGTGGTCTTTCCTTCCTCCACTCAAACCAGCTGGTCTGCAGGCATCCAG CCCCCACCGTCCTATGACCAGGTGATTCAAGAAAAGACTCGAGAGGAGCACATTGTTCGGCCCACTGCGGCCCCCCGACGTTGCTCTCCCACCACCACTACCTGCTCCACGCAGACTGACCCCGTCAGGGAAAAATCAGCCG GTAAAAAGCCGCAAAAACCACCAAGATCATCCTTACCTAGACCTGAACGTTCTTCTGAAAGTGGTCCACGCACGTCAGAAAGGCGGGACTCAGGAGATAGGTGCGCCAGATCGGTCACCGTCTACTGGGAGACTACTCCGCAACCTGACGCAACCCTTAGCGCGGCGACTTTTTCTGTTTCGGCCTTAGAACCCAGACCTGTCCCACTCCCTCGCATAAAATCCAGAAAACAGACCGAAAATAACGTTCAGACATTGGTTAAACTTGAAGATGATGAGGTCCCCACAGATGCCGCAGACATTTCCTCGAATGAGTATTTGAAGGAGCTGCTGGAGGTCTTTAGTTCGAACGTAGACCAAGCAAATCAGGAGGAACAAGTTTATGGCGAGATGAACAGTCAGCGAAACATCCAGTCCCGGATCCAGGCCTTCGAGAGCCAGCCCGCCCCTGAACACGATGGGCGTGCCTCGGAACCGATCAGACCGCAGCCCCTTCCCAGAAAGCTCGTGAAGCCGCCACCGGTGTCCGCTAAACCTCCACTGGCTGCCAGATCTCTGTCGGTCCAGGACAGTCAAAATGTGTCAAGCCAGGATCAGACACCGGTTTTCAAACCTCAGCAACTCGCCGGGAAGCCCGTGCGAGAGGAATTGGAGACCTTGCTCACAAAGGGCGGACCCCCACACCGCTCGCGTCCGGCGATGTTAACCAGGGACTACAGCATCCATGACCAGGAACCACCTTTGCCGCCGAGACCACCAGTGAAACCGCCCGAGGAACCACTGAAGCCCAACCTCAACATCAACAACCACAACTCCACTGCTGTTCTCAGAGATGACGAATACGCTGAAACTCCAGCAA ATCCTGCTCCTGTCAAGGCGAGACCAACTATAACAAGAAGGCCCACCACTATCAGAGTCCCCAGCCAAATCG CCACTGAGAGTCTTCAGGGCAATCCTCCTCCACTTCCCGCTCGGAATCCTGTAGGCTCCCTAAACACCTCAGCCGTCCCCAAGCAAAAGTCCTTACCCAGCATCCCAACACAG GGATTATTAAGTGGCAAGCGGGCCCCATCGCTGCCAAGTCA ACGAGAAAGCATAAGAAAACCGCTCCCGCCGCGCCCGCCTCCTTCAGGCAAAGGTCCGGGAAGACCGCCGCCACCCATGGTGCAGACCGCCAAGCCCGCCAAAGGGTTCCTCCTGCCTCCCAGACCTGTCCAGGGCCATCGTCTCTATGACAAATATTCC CTTCCACGCGGATCCGCCGCCCCGGACTTTAACAGGAGCCACGCAGGAGAACTGTCAGTCCAG GTTGCAGGTCCCGCTGGCATGCAAGAAAAAGGACTAAACGCTCAAGccttgcatgacttcacttcag AGGGTCCTGGAGAGATGGGCTTGAAGGCCGGTGACATCATCAACATGGTGGAGCGCGTGGACAGTGAATGGTACAGAGGCACTTGTAAAGGATCCACTGGTTACTtcccagttaactttgtcaaaatacTG TCGGACGCACCACCAAAACTTGTTCCTGAGAAGAAACCAAAGCCACTTTTTGCTAAAGTCAC TGGTCCCAGATGCGTGGCCCGCTTTGATTTCGAGGGCGAGAGCGGCGAGGAGTTATCGTTCGTGGAGGGCAACGTGATCAGGCTGCAGGCCTACGTGGGTGACGATTGGGCCCGCGGGCAGCTGGGCACCACTTCTGGAATTTTCCCTCTCCATTTTGTGGAAGTCGTCGAAGATTTGCCGCCACCGCCCACTAGGCAGCAGAGTCGGACTAATGCCAACAGGGTCGCGTTGCCAG GCATGGCCAGTAATCAGCCTGAAGCAGTCAAACCGGCTCAG TCCCCCGTGGAGTGGGCGCTGGCTCGACACGACTTTGACGGCATGGCGGAGGACGAGCTGTCCTTTAAGCGGGGCGATCGCATCCTCGTCACGGAGCACATCAACGACGAGTGGAGCAGCGGAAGACTCAACGGCAAAGAAGGAATCTTTCCCAAGGAATTTGTGGAGAGTCGCACCG GTCAAAAGTTGCTGGAAGGTGGTGGAATGAAGGGAAGGGCAATGTTTGACTTCACTTCCGACTGCGATGAGGAGCTCTCTTTGCAG GTTGGGGACGTCATTACTGACTTGGAGTCCATAGATGACGAATGGTTCCTGGGTGACTTGAGGGGCAAACGGGCCCTAGTGCCGAAAAACTACGTTCAAGTGCTCTGA
- the sh3d19 gene encoding SH3 domain-containing protein 19 isoform X3 has protein sequence MAEMKHGEEECTEIHHFINQATDHPDGGKANLLHCSTGSSSSIRGAVKRTRANSSSDNTNDPRRPEITIISVEPLDDNNWFSAPPVVFPSSTQTSWSAGIQVIQEKTREEHIVRPTAAPRRCSPTTTTCSTQTDPVREKSAGKKPQKPPRSSLPRPERSSESGPRTSERRDSGDRCARSVTVYWETTPQPDATLSAATFSVSALEPRPVPLPRIKSRKQTENNVQTLVKLEDDEVPTDAADISSNEYLKELLEVFSSNVDQANQEEQVYGEMNSQRNIQSRIQAFESQPAPEHDGRASEPIRPQPLPRKLVKPPPVSAKPPLAARSLSVQDSQNVSSQDQTPVFKPQQLAGKPVREELETLLTKGGPPHRSRPAMLTRDYSIHDQEPPLPPRPPVKPPEEPLKPNLNINNHNSTAVLRDDEYAETPANPAPVKARPTITRRPTTIRVPSQIATESLQGNPPPLPARNPVGSLNTSAVPKQKSLPSIPTQGLLSGKRAPSLPSQRESIRKPLPPRPPPSGKGPGRPPPPMVQTAKPAKGFLLPPRPVQGHRLYDKYSLPRGSAAPDFNRSHAGELSVQVAGPAGMQEKGLNAQALHDFTSEGPGEMGLKAGDIINMVERVDSEWYRGTCKGSTGYFPVNFVKILSDAPPKLVPEKKPKPLFAKVTGPRCVARFDFEGESGEELSFVEGNVIRLQAYVGDDWARGQLGTTSGIFPLHFVEVVEDLPPPPTRQQSRTNANRVALPGMASNQPEAVKPAQVMLTPQSPVEWALARHDFDGMAEDELSFKRGDRILVTEHINDEWSSGRLNGKEGIFPKEFVESRTGQKLLEGGGMKGRAMFDFTSDCDEELSLQVGDVITDLESIDDEWFLGDLRGKRALVPKNYVQVL, from the exons ATGGCTGAAATGAAGCATGGGGAAGAGGAGTGCACTGAAATTCACCATTTCATCAACCAAGCAACAG ATCATCCTGACGGAGGCAAAGCAAATCTTTTGCATTGCAG CACAGGGTCTTCATCTTCCATACGGGGTGCTGTTAAACGAA CAAGGGCAAATTCTTCGAGTGACAACACAAACGACCCGAG ACGACCGGAGATCACTATCATTTCCGTGGAACCTCTAGATGACAACAACTGGTTCTCAGCACCGCCCGTGGTCTTTCCTTCCTCCACTCAAACCAGCTGGTCTGCAGGCATCCAG GTGATTCAAGAAAAGACTCGAGAGGAGCACATTGTTCGGCCCACTGCGGCCCCCCGACGTTGCTCTCCCACCACCACTACCTGCTCCACGCAGACTGACCCCGTCAGGGAAAAATCAGCCG GTAAAAAGCCGCAAAAACCACCAAGATCATCCTTACCTAGACCTGAACGTTCTTCTGAAAGTGGTCCACGCACGTCAGAAAGGCGGGACTCAGGAGATAGGTGCGCCAGATCGGTCACCGTCTACTGGGAGACTACTCCGCAACCTGACGCAACCCTTAGCGCGGCGACTTTTTCTGTTTCGGCCTTAGAACCCAGACCTGTCCCACTCCCTCGCATAAAATCCAGAAAACAGACCGAAAATAACGTTCAGACATTGGTTAAACTTGAAGATGATGAGGTCCCCACAGATGCCGCAGACATTTCCTCGAATGAGTATTTGAAGGAGCTGCTGGAGGTCTTTAGTTCGAACGTAGACCAAGCAAATCAGGAGGAACAAGTTTATGGCGAGATGAACAGTCAGCGAAACATCCAGTCCCGGATCCAGGCCTTCGAGAGCCAGCCCGCCCCTGAACACGATGGGCGTGCCTCGGAACCGATCAGACCGCAGCCCCTTCCCAGAAAGCTCGTGAAGCCGCCACCGGTGTCCGCTAAACCTCCACTGGCTGCCAGATCTCTGTCGGTCCAGGACAGTCAAAATGTGTCAAGCCAGGATCAGACACCGGTTTTCAAACCTCAGCAACTCGCCGGGAAGCCCGTGCGAGAGGAATTGGAGACCTTGCTCACAAAGGGCGGACCCCCACACCGCTCGCGTCCGGCGATGTTAACCAGGGACTACAGCATCCATGACCAGGAACCACCTTTGCCGCCGAGACCACCAGTGAAACCGCCCGAGGAACCACTGAAGCCCAACCTCAACATCAACAACCACAACTCCACTGCTGTTCTCAGAGATGACGAATACGCTGAAACTCCAGCAA ATCCTGCTCCTGTCAAGGCGAGACCAACTATAACAAGAAGGCCCACCACTATCAGAGTCCCCAGCCAAATCG CCACTGAGAGTCTTCAGGGCAATCCTCCTCCACTTCCCGCTCGGAATCCTGTAGGCTCCCTAAACACCTCAGCCGTCCCCAAGCAAAAGTCCTTACCCAGCATCCCAACACAG GGATTATTAAGTGGCAAGCGGGCCCCATCGCTGCCAAGTCA ACGAGAAAGCATAAGAAAACCGCTCCCGCCGCGCCCGCCTCCTTCAGGCAAAGGTCCGGGAAGACCGCCGCCACCCATGGTGCAGACCGCCAAGCCCGCCAAAGGGTTCCTCCTGCCTCCCAGACCTGTCCAGGGCCATCGTCTCTATGACAAATATTCC CTTCCACGCGGATCCGCCGCCCCGGACTTTAACAGGAGCCACGCAGGAGAACTGTCAGTCCAG GTTGCAGGTCCCGCTGGCATGCAAGAAAAAGGACTAAACGCTCAAGccttgcatgacttcacttcag AGGGTCCTGGAGAGATGGGCTTGAAGGCCGGTGACATCATCAACATGGTGGAGCGCGTGGACAGTGAATGGTACAGAGGCACTTGTAAAGGATCCACTGGTTACTtcccagttaactttgtcaaaatacTG TCGGACGCACCACCAAAACTTGTTCCTGAGAAGAAACCAAAGCCACTTTTTGCTAAAGTCAC TGGTCCCAGATGCGTGGCCCGCTTTGATTTCGAGGGCGAGAGCGGCGAGGAGTTATCGTTCGTGGAGGGCAACGTGATCAGGCTGCAGGCCTACGTGGGTGACGATTGGGCCCGCGGGCAGCTGGGCACCACTTCTGGAATTTTCCCTCTCCATTTTGTGGAAGTCGTCGAAGATTTGCCGCCACCGCCCACTAGGCAGCAGAGTCGGACTAATGCCAACAGGGTCGCGTTGCCAG GCATGGCCAGTAATCAGCCTGAAGCAGTCAAACCGGCTCAG GTCATGTTGACCCCTCAGTCCCCCGTGGAGTGGGCGCTGGCTCGACACGACTTTGACGGCATGGCGGAGGACGAGCTGTCCTTTAAGCGGGGCGATCGCATCCTCGTCACGGAGCACATCAACGACGAGTGGAGCAGCGGAAGACTCAACGGCAAAGAAGGAATCTTTCCCAAGGAATTTGTGGAGAGTCGCACCG GTCAAAAGTTGCTGGAAGGTGGTGGAATGAAGGGAAGGGCAATGTTTGACTTCACTTCCGACTGCGATGAGGAGCTCTCTTTGCAG GTTGGGGACGTCATTACTGACTTGGAGTCCATAGATGACGAATGGTTCCTGGGTGACTTGAGGGGCAAACGGGCCCTAGTGCCGAAAAACTACGTTCAAGTGCTCTGA
- the rps3a gene encoding small ribosomal subunit protein eS1 has protein sequence MARDLVLFNSREIFYFPPLLLFVANMAVGKNKRLTKGGKKGAKKKIVDPFSKKDWYDVKAPAMFIIRNLGKTLVTRTQGTRIASDGLKGRVFEVSLADLQNDEVAFRKFKLITEDVQGKNCLTNFHGMDLTRDKMCSMVKKWQTMIEAHVDVKTTDGYLLRLFCVGFTKKRTNQIRKTSYAQHQQVRQIRKKMVEIMTREVQTNDLKEVVNKLIPDSVGKDIEKACQSIYPLHDVYVRKVKMLKKPKFELGKLMELHGEGGSSSAAKAPGDDTGAKVERADGYEPPIQETV, from the exons ATGGCCCGCGATCTCGTTCTCTTTAACTCTCGCGAGATTTTCTATTTTCCTCCTCTTTTACTCTTTGTAGCCAACATGGCAGTCGGCAAGAATAAGAGGCTGACCAAAGGCGGCAAAAAGGGTGCCAAAAAGAAGAT TGTGGACCCTTTCTCCAAAAAGGACTGGTATGATGTCAAGGCGCCGGCCATGTTCATCATCCGCAATCTTGGCAAGACCTTGGTCACCAGGACTCAGGGAACCA GAATCGCCTCAGACGGTCTGAAAGGTCGCGTGTTCGAGGTGAGCCTCGCCGACCTGCAGAACGACGAGGTGGCCTTCCGCAAGTTCAAGCTGATCACAGAGGATGTGCAGGGCAAGAACTGCCTCACCAACTTCCACGGCATGGACCTGACCCGTGACAAGATGTGCTCCATGGTCAAGAAGTGGCAG ACCATGATCGAGGCTCATGTGGATGTGAAGACAACCGATGGCTACCTGCTGCGTCTTTTCTGCGTGGGCTTCACCAAGAAGCGCACCAACCAGATCCGCAAGACCTCGTATGCCCAGCACCAGCAGGTGCGCCAGATCCGCAAGAAGATGGTGGAGATCATGACCCGCGAGGTGCAGACCAACGACCTGAAGGAGGTCGTTAACAAACT gaTCCCTGACAGTGTTGGCAAAGACATCGAGAAGGCCTGCCAGTCCATCTACCCCCTGCACGACGTCTACGTCCGCAAGGTCAAAATGTTAAAGAAGCCCAAGTTTGAGT TGGGCAAACTGATGGAGCTCCACGGCGAGGGAGGTTCCAGCAGCGCCGCAAAAGCACCTGGAGACGACACCGGAGCCAAGGTGGAGAGGGCCGACGGTTACGAGCCCCCCATCCAGGAGACCGTTTAA